From the genome of Paracidovorax avenae:
GGCTGGCCTGGGGCCCGGATGCCGACCCCGTGGCCCGGCAGATCCTCTGGGACATCCGCCTGCCGCGCACGCTGGGCGCCTGGCTCGCCGGGGCGTTGCTCGGCCTGTCCGGCGCGGTGGCGCAGGGGCTGTTCCGCAATCCGCTGGCCGACCCGTACCTTCTCGGCAGCGCCTCGGGCGCGGCGCTCGGGGGCGCGCTGGCCATGGCGCTGTTCGGGCTGTCGCCCAGCGCATCGCAGTGGCTCGCGCGGCTGGGCGTGACGGGCATGGCCTTCCTAGGGGCCGTGGCGGCCGTGATGCTCACGCTGGTGCTGGCGCGCGGCGTGCAGCACACGCTGCGGCTGCTGCTGGCGGGCGTGATCGTGGGCGTGGTGCTCGGCGCCGCGCGCGACCTGGTGGAGCTGGCCTCGCCCGAGATCCTGCAGGCCATGCAGGCCTTCACCCTGGGCAGCACCAGCTTCGTGGGATGGATCGCCTGCGGGCTGATGGGCGGGGCCTGGGCGCTCAGCGCCGGCACCGCCTGGGTGCTGGCGCGCGCGCTGGATGGGCTGGTGCTGGGCGAGGCCACGGCGGCCAGCCTGGGCCTGCCGCTCGCGCCCATGCGCGCGGGGCTGGTGGCGGCGATGGCGCTGGCCACCGGCACCGCGGTGGCGCAGACGGGCCTGATCGCCTTCGTGGGACTGGCCGCCCCGCACCTCGTGCGCTCCATCGCGCCGTCCACCCACCAGCGCCACGTGGTGCTTTCCAGCCTCATGGGCGCGGTGCTGCTGCTGGCCGCGGACATCCTCGCGCGCTGGATCGTCGCGCCGCAGGAACTGCCCGTGGGCGTGCTCACGGCGGCCCTGGGCGGCAGCTACCTGCTGTGGCTCATGCACCGGCGCACCCGGCTGGGCCGCGGAGGCTGAACGCATGGACCGCACCATCGCCCTGCAGGCGTCCGGCCTTTGCGCATCGTTCGGCGGCACGCCCGTGCTGCGTGACGTGGACCTGCGCATTCCCGCCGGCTGCTGGACCAGCGTGGTCGGGCCGAACGGCGCCGGCAAATCGACCCTGCTCAAGGCCCTGGCGGGCCTGCTGCCGGGTGGCGCCGTGCGTGGCCGCATCGATTTGATGGGCCGACCGCTGCCACGCTGGGGGGCGCGGGAGCGCGCGCGCCAGCTCGCGTGGCTGGGGCAGGGCGAGGCCGGCTCCGACGGCCTGCCTGCCTACGACATCGCCATGCTGGGCCGCCTGCCGCACCAGCCCTGGCTCGCGCCGCCCAGCCCGGCGGACCATGCGGCCGTGCGCGCCGCGCTGGAGGCCACGCAGGCCTGGGCATGGCGCCACCGCCCGCTGGCCGAACTCTCCGGCGGCGAGCGCCAGCGCGTGCTGCTGGCCCGTGCGCTGGCCGTGCAGGCCCCCGTGCTGCTCATGGACGAGCCGCTCGCCCACCTCGATCCGCCCCACCAGGCCGACTGGCTGCAGACCGTGCGCGGCCTGGCGCGGCAGGGCTGTGCGGTGGTGAGCGTGCTGCACGAGGTGTCTTTCGCGCTGCAGGCCGATGCGCTGGTCATCCTGGCCGAAGGCCGGGTGTTCCACCATGGCCCGGGCGATGATCCCGCCACCCATGCGGCGCTGGAGGCCGTGTTCGACCACCGCATCCGCGTGCGCGAGGTGGATGGCCTGCGCGTGGCGGTGCCGTGCGTGGAGCACGCCGCTCCCGGCGGCTGAGGCCGTGGTGCCGGGCCGGATCTTTTTCTTCTCCCATTCATCTTTCTTCCGCATGCAGATCGAATCACCCCCCACCGAGCGCCGCTCGGACAAGCCGGACGGCGAGCGCCGCGGCCTCGTGCTGGTGCATACCGGCGACGGCAAGGGCAAGAGCACGGCGGCCTTCGGCCTCGCGCTGCGCGCGCACGGCCGCGGCAAGCCGGTGAAGATCTTCCAGTTCATGAAGGTGCCCAGCGCGCGCTTCGGCGAGCACCGTGTGTTCGAGCAGCTCGGCATCCCCATCGAGGGGCTCGGCGACGGCTTCAGCTGGAAGAGCCGCGACCTGGAGCATTCGGCCGCGCTCGCCCGCGCCGGCTGGGAACGGGCCCGGGAGGCCATCCTGGGCGGCGGGCATTTCCTGGTGGTGCTCGACGAGATCACCTATCCGCTCATCTACGGCTGGGTGCCGCTGCAGGAGGTGCTGCAGGCGCTGCGCGATCGGCCGCGCGACGTGCATGTGGTGCTCACGGGGCGCCGCTGCCCGCAGGAGTTGATCGACCTGGCGGACACGGTCACCGAGATGGGCCTGGTCAAGCATGCGTTCCAGGCCGGGGTGCCGGCGCAGCGCGGCATCGAGGACTGACGCTTGCATACGGAGGGCACAGGCATGGCACCCGGCGAATCCGGTGCGGCAGCGGGCGAGGCCTACAGCGCCGCGGAGCGCGAGGCCATCTACCGCGCCATCCGCGAGCGGCGCGACATGCGCCACTTCGCGGGCGGGCACGTCGAACCCGCGGTGCTCGAGCGCCTGCTGCGCGCCGCGCACGAGGGGCCCAGCGTGGGCTTCATGCAGCCCTGGCGCTTCATCCGCGTGTCCGATGCCGCGCTGCGGCGCCAGCTGCACGCCTGCGTCGATGCCGAACGCCTGCGCACGGCGGAGGTGCTGGGCGCCAGCGCCGCGCCGGATGCGGCCGGGCCGGCGGTGCAGGGCGCGGGGCGGCAGGCAGAGTTCCTGCGTCTCAAGCTGGAAGGCATCCTGGATGCGGCGGAGCTGATCGCGGTGGTGCTGGCCGATGGGCGGGATGCGCACGTGTTCGGCCGCCGCACCATGCCCCACATGGACGTGGCCTCGGTGGGCTGTGCCATCGAGAACCTCTGGCTGGCCGCGCGCGCCGAAGGGCTGGGGATGGGCTGGGTGTCGATCTTCGACCCCTTTGACGTCGCGCGCCTGCTGGGCCTGCCGCCCGGTGCCGAGCCGGTCGCGCTGCTCTGCCTGGGGCCGGTGCATGGCTTCTATCCATCGCCCATGCTGGAGCGCGAGCGCTGGGCGCGCCGCGCGCCGCTGGCGTCGGTGGTGTTCGACGGGGGCTGGGGGCGCCCGGCGCGCTGGCTGTCCCGTGCGGAAGACGGCGGGGCCGACGGTGGCTGACGGCGGCTCCGCGCTGCTGCAGGCCCTGCTGGCCGCGCTGCCCTGGGCGGCCGCCCTCGCGGCCGCGCTGGCGATCGACCGGTGCTGGGGCGAACCGCCGGTGGCCGTGCATCCGGTGGTCTGGATGGGGCGGGCGCTGCACTGGTGCGGCGAACGCACCGCGCCCGCGCAACCGGTGGCCGCGGATGCCCGGGCATTCGTGCTGGGCGCGGCGGCCTGGCTGCTGATGGCCTCGCTGGTGGCCGGCGCCGCGTGGGCGCTGCAGCACGCGGCACGGCAGTTGCCCGCATGGTGGGCCGTGCCCGTGCTGGCCCTGCTGCTCAAGCCCCTGCTGGCCTGGCGCATGCTGCGCGACGAGGTCGTGGCCGTGGAGGATGCCCTGGCGCAATCGCTGGAGGCCGGCCGCGAGCGGCTGTCGCGCCTGGTGAGCCGCGATGTCCACGCGCTGCAGGCCGTGCAGGTGCGCGAATCCGCCATCGAGTCGCTGGCGGAGAACCTGAACGATTCCGTGGTGGCGCCGCTTTTCTGGTTCGCGCTGCTGGGGCTGCCCGGCGCGGCGCTCTACCGCTTCGCCAACACCGCGGATGCCATGTGGGGCTATCCCGGCATGCGCGGTGGACGCTACTGGCAGTGGGCCGGCAAGTGGGCGGCGCGCGCGGACGACGTGCTCTCGTGGATGCCCGCGCGCATCACGGCGGTGCTGCTGGCGCTGTGCGCGCGGCGCGTGCGCTGGGCCGCGGTGGCCCGGCAGGCGCGCAGGACGCCTTCGCCCAACAGCGGCTGGCCGATGGCCGCGATGGCGCTCGCGCTGGATGTACGGCTGTGCAAGCCCGGCGTGTACACCCTGCACCGCCGCGGCAGGGCCGCCGCCCCGGCGGACACCCACCGGGCCGCCGTGCTGGCCGCGCGGGCCGTGGCATGGTGCCTGCCGCTCGCCCTGGCCGCGCTCTGGGCGCTGGAGTGGCTGCGTGGTGCCCTGCATGTTGTCCTGCATGTCGCCCTGGGAGTCGTGTTGCCATGACGCCGGAGGCGCTCGACGGCGGCGCGGCCGCGCAGGGGTTGCCGGTGCACGGCGGCCCGGATGCGCTGGGCGTTCCGCTGCACGATTTTTCCACCAACGCGAACGCCTGCGGGCCCTGTCCGGCCGCCCTGGCAGCCGTGCGCGGGGCCGACGCCGCACGCTATCCCGACCCGGCCTACACCGCGCTGCGCGAGGCCCTGGGTGCCTGGCACGGCGTGGCGCCCGGGCGCATCCTGCCGGCCGCGAGCGCCAGCGAATTCATCCACCGCTTCACCGCGTGGGCCGCGCGGCAGGGCGTCGCCGGGGTGGTAGTGCCTGCACACGCCTATGGCGACTATGCGCGCGCGGCGCGGGCCTGGGGCCTGCCGCTGCTGCCATGGCCGGGAGCGGAGGAGGGCCCGGAGAAGGATTCCGTAAAGGCCGTGCTGCACTGGGCCTGTGAACCCGGCAGTCCCCTCGGCACACCCGATCCCGCACTGGAGGCATGGCGCGCGCTGGCATGCCATGGCGTCGCCGCACCGGATGCCGGCCTGCGCATCGTCGATTGCGCCTATGCGCCGCTGCGGCTGGAGGCCGCTGGCGGCCCGCTGCCCGCGAATGCCTGGCAGCTCTGGACGCCCAACAAGGCCCTCGGCCTCACGGGCGTGCGCGCTGCCTATGCCATCGCCCCGGCCTGCGTGCCGCGGCACGACCTGGATGCACTGCAGGCCATCGCGCCCTCCTGGCCGATCGGCGCGCACGGCGTGGCGATGCTGTCGGCCTGGGTGGCGCTGGAGGTGCAGGACTGGCTCGCCGCGTCGCTCGGAACGCTGCGCGCATGGAAGGCGGCCCAGCGGGCGTTGTGCGAGGACATGGGCTGGGCCGTGCAGGCTGGAAGCCGTGCCAACTATTTCGTGGCGCGTCCTCCCGTGGAGGATCTGCCGCCGTGGCTGCATGCCATGCGGCTGCAGGGCGTGAAACTGCGCGACTGCGGCAGCTTCGGGCTGCCCGGCTGCGTGCGGCTCGGCGTGCTGCCGCCGGCATCGCAGCAGGCGTTGCGGGCCGCATGGCGGGGGGCGGGGCCGGCTGCCGCCGCATGAGGCCTGTGGCCGTCGGTGGCGCCTCGCTACCATTGCCGCTTTTGCCGCCATCCATGCCATCCTTCCACCCCGGTCCCGGAGCTTCGCCGTGCGTACCATCACCGTAAGCCGTTATGTCACGCCGCTGCGCGAGGGCGGCTCCATGCCGGCCGTCGTCGAGGGCGACGACCTGGGCGTCTATGTCCTCAAGTTCCGTGGCGCCGGGCAGGGCGTGCGCGCGCTCATGGCAGAGATCATCGCCGGCGGCATCGCCCGTGCGCTGGAACTGCCCGTGCCCGAGATCGTGCTGGCCCAGCTCGATCCGGCCCTCGCGCAGACCGAGCCCGATCCCGAGATCCAGGACCTGATCCGCGCGAGCGCGGGGCTGAACGTGGCGCTCGACTATCTGTCCGGTGCGGTCAACTTCGATCCGGCGGTGGACCGCGTCACGCCCGACTTCGCCTCGCGCCTTGTCTGGTTCGACGCGCTGGTGGGCAACGTGGACCGCACTGCGCGCAACACCAACCTGCTGGTGTGGCACCGCAACCCGTGGCTGATCGACCATGGCGCATCGCTCACCTTCCACCACGCCTGGAACGGCACGGTGGCGCAGCCCTCCAAACCGTTCGCGCCGATCGCCGACCACGTGCTGCTGCCCCTGGCCACGGAACTGGCGGCGGTGGATGCCGGGCTGGCGGCGCGCCTGACCCCGCAATGCCTGCAGGCAGTGCTGGCCGAGGTGCCCGACCTGTTCCTGGCGCAGGCGGCAGAGGGCCATGGAGACGGGCCGGGCTATGGCCCGCTCGCCGATCCGGCAGCGCACCGGCAGGCCTACGTCGATTATTTCCTGGCGCGGCTCGCGGGCCGGCAGGCCTGGCTGCAGGGGGCGATCGATGCACGCGGCTGATGTCTATGACTACGCCATCGTGCGCGTGGTGCCGCGCGTGGAGCGCGAGGAATTCATCAATGCCGGCGTGATCCTCTCGTGCCAGCGTTCCGGCTTCCTGCAGGCCGCGACCGCGCTCGACGAGGCGCGCCTGCTCGCGCTCGACCCGCAGGCCGACCTGGACACGGTGCGGCGCCACCTGGGCGCCATCGTGGCCATCTGCGCGGGCGATCCGGGCTGCGGTCCGATCGCGGCGCTGCCCTACCGGGCGCGCTTCCACTGGCTCACCGCCCGGCGCAGCGCCATCATCCAGACCTCGCCGGTGCACACCGGGCGCTGCACGGACGCAGCGGCGGCGCTGGAGCACATCATGGACCGCATGGTCCGGCGCTGAAGAGCCCGGCGCGCGTTCGCTGCGCGGGCCCGCTGCCGGGCCCGTTGCCGGACTGCCGGCGGGATGCCCTCCGACAGGCATACGGCGCCGAAGGCGCACGGACGCGGGGGCGGGCCGCGCGAAGAATGGACGTTTGCTTTCCACGCAGACCCCACGAAAGGAACGTCCCATGGCATCCCCCTCTTCGCAGTCCAACTCCTCCACTCCGTCCCGGCGCTTCGCCGGCAAGGTCGTCATCGTCACCGGGGCGGGCTCCGGCATCGGCGCCGCCACCGCGCGCCGCTTCTCGCAGGAGGGCGCGATGGTCGCCATCGCCGACCTGAGCGACGACAAGCTCGCCGCCACGCGCGCCGACCTGCCGGCCGACCGCACGCTCGCGCACCCGGCCGATGTCTCGAAGTTCGAAGACGTCCAGGCGCTGGTGGACGCCACGGTCCAGCGCTTCGGCCACCTCGACGTCATGGTGAATAACGCCGGCATCGCCGTGCAGGGCAAGGTGACCGAGGCCAGTCTGGACGACTGGCAGCGCGTCCTCGCCACCAACGTCTCCGGCGTGTTCCACGGCGCGCGCGCCGCCATGCCGCACCTGCTGAAGACCCGGGGCTGCATCGTCAACACCTCGTCGGTCTCGGGCCTGGGCGGCGACTGGGACATGAGCTTCTACAACACCTCCAAGGGCGCCGTCTCCAACTTCACGCGCGCCCTCGCCCTGGACCACGGCAAGGACGGCGTGCGCGTGAATGCCGTGGCGCCCAGCCTCACCTTCACGGGCATGACGGAGGACATCAAGAGCGATCCCGAATTGCTGGCCAAGTTCGCCGAACGCATTCCCCTGGGCCGCGGTGCCGAGCCCGAGGAGATCGCCTCCGTGATCGCGTTCCTCGCGAGCCCGGACGCCGGCTTCGTCACCGGCGTGGTGCTGCCGGTGGACGGCGGCGTGTCGGCGTCGAACGGCCAGCCGCCGCAGGGCTGAGCCGCGGCCGGGCCGCGAACCCGCGTCCGGGCCCCGCTGCGCAGGGGACAATAGGCGCATTGCGCGATCCGGGCGGCCGCCCGTCCGGACGGGCGCCCACCTTCCCTGCCGCCGTGCCGTGACCCCGACCCCCGACCATCCCCGTACTGCACCCGAACCGCTCCGCCGGGCCGCGAACGCTGCGCCCCGTCCATCCTCCGGCGAAGGGGCCGGCTGCACGGCGTCGGAGGCGGCATGACTGCCCGCTGCATCATGGTCCTTGGCACCTCCAGCGGCGCCGGCAAGAGCTGGCTCGCCACCGCGCTGTGCCGCTGGTTCAGCGACCAGGGCCTGCGCGTCGCGCCGTTCAAGGCGCAGAACATGAGCAACAACGCGCGCGTGGTGGTGGCGCCGGGCGGCGGGCAGGGCGAGATCGGCAGCGCGCAGTATTTCCAGGCGCTGGCCGCGCGCGCCGAGCCCGAGGTGCGCATGAACCCGGTGCTGCTCAAGCCCGAGGCGGACACGCGCAGCCAGGTGGTCCTGATGGGGCAGGTGAGCGAAGAACTCACGCGCATGCCCTGGCGCGGGCGCAGCGTGCACGTCTGGCCGCACGTGGCCGCGGCGCTCGATGCGCTGCGGGCCGAGAACGACGTGGTGGTCATCGAAGGCGCGGGCTCGCCGGCCGAGATCAACCTGCACGCGAACGACATCGTCAACATGCGCGTGGCGCGGCATGCGGACGCGCACGCGTTGCTGGTGACCGACATCGACCGTGGCGGCGCCTTCGCCCACCTCTACGGCACCTGGGCGCTGTTGCCCGAAGACGAGCGCGCGCTGATCCAGGGCTTCGTGCTCAACAAGTTCCGCGGCGACGCCGCGCTGCTCGCGCCCGCGCCCGACATGCTGCGCGAGCGCACAGGCGTGCCCACGGTGGCCACCATTCCCATGCAGTGGCGCCACGGCCTGCCGGAAGAGGACGGCGTGTTCGACGACGCCGGCCACGTGCGCGCGGGTGCCGGTGGCACGGTGCACACCACGGTGGCGGTGGTGGCGTACCCGCGCATCAGCAACCTCGACGAGTTCCAGCCGCTCAAGGGCGTGCCGGGCCTGCGGCTCGTGTGGGCACGCAGTCCGGCCGAGGTGGCCGGAGCCGACTGGATCGTGCTGCCCGGCTCCAAGGCGACCGCGGCCGACCTGGCCTGGCTGCGCGCCCAGGGCCTGGATGCCGCCATCGCCGCCCACGCCGCGCGCGGCGGGCGTGTGCTGGGCATCTGCGGCGGCCTGCAGATGCTGGGCGAGGCGCTGATCGACACCCACGGCGTGGACGGCAATGCGCCCGGACTGGGCCTGCTGCCCCTGGTCACCGCCTTCGAGCCGGCCAAGACGGTGCGCCGCACGCGCACCGCCTTCGGCGCGCTGCAAGGCGCCTGGAGCGCGCTCTCGGGCGTGGCGGTGCAGGGCTACGAGATCCACCACGGCCGCACCGCACAGCACCCGGCCATGGCCGCGGCCGGCGACGTGGCGCATGAACCTATCCCCGGGCTGGCGTGGCAGAACGCGCGTGGCAACGTGCTGGGCCTGTACCTGCACGGCCTGTTCGAGGATGCGGACGCCCTGCGCGCGCTCTTCGGCGCGGATGTGCCGACGCTGGACGCGGTGTTCGACCGGCTGGCGCGTGGCGTGGACGAATGGTTCGACCCCGCCTGGCGTGCGGCGCGCCGCGCCTGCCGATGATGTTTGCGGCACCGTGCCCTGCCGCGGTGCGTTTCCTGGAATCCGAAAGCCCCCCATGACCACGAAGTTCCCCACCCCGGCCCGCGCCACGGAGCGCCCCCAGGATGCAGCCCTGGCCGCGCGCCTGCGCCACCGCATGGACCACAAGACCAAGCCGCTGGGCGCGCTCGGCCGCCTCGAGGCGCTGGCCGTGCGCATCGGCTGCATCCTCGGCACCGAATCGCCGGAACTGCACGCGCCGCAGATGCTGGTCTGCGCGGCGGACCATGGCATCGCCGCGCGTGGCGTCTCGGCCTATCCCAGCGAAGTCACCGCCCAGATGGTGGAGAACTTCCTGGCAGGCGGCGCGGCGGTGAGCGTGCTCGCGCGCCAGCACGGCCTGGCCCTCACGGTGGCCGACTGCGGCGTGGCGGCACCCGTCCCGCCGCGTGACGGCGCCCCGGGCATGCCGCGCCTGCTGAGCCACTGCCGGGTGGCGGCCGGCACCGCCGATGCGTCGGCAGGCCCCGCCATGACGGCGCAGCAGTGCGCGCAAGCCGTGGAGAACGGCCGCTCCATCGTCCGCGCCCTGCCGGGCAACGCGCTGCTGCTGGGCGAAATGGGCATCGGCAACACCTCGGTGGCCAGCCTGCTGCTCGCGCGCCTGTGCGGTATCGCGCTGGAGGACTGCACCGGCGCGGGCACGGGCCTGGACACCAATGGCATCGCGCGCAAGCGGGCCGTGCTGCGGCAGGCGCTGGAGGCCAACGCCGCCGCCACCGCGCCGCTCGACGCACTGGCCGCCCTGGGCGGGCTGGAGGTGGCGACCCTGGCGGGCGCCGTGCTGCAGGCCGCGGCGGAGCGCCGCGTGGTGGTGGTGGATGGCTTCATCACCAGCGCCGCGGTGCTGGTGGCCAGCCGCATCGAGTCGGCCGTGCTGGAATCCTGCGTGTTTTCGCACCGCTCCGGCGAGCCCGGGCATGCGCACCTGCTCGCCGCGCTGGGCGCCGAGCCGCTGCTGGACCTGGGCCTGCGCCTGGGAGAAGGCTCGGGCGCGGCGCTGGCATGGCCGCTGCTCGTGTCCGCCTGCGCGATCCTGCGCGAGATGGCGAGCTTCGAGCAGGCCGGCGTCTCGCGCCAGCGCGACTGATCAGGCCGTGGCGCCGGCCTCGCGGCCGGCCATCTCCTGCAGCAGCGCCACCAGCGGATCGTCCGGCAGGGGCTGGTGCGTTTCGGGCCGGCGCGGGTCCCAGCCGGGGTTGTGGCGGTTGAGCCAGGCCCCGGCGACCAGCTGGCGCGCGAATTCCCGGCGGGCTTCCTCGCCGGCTGCCTCTGCCGAAGCATGGGCTCCAGCGTCCTGCGCGGCCAGCAGCGCCTGCTCCACCTCCGCCACGGCCTGGTCGAAGTCGCGCAGCACGTAGCGCGCGAGCAGCGCCCGCGCGTCGAAGGGTTCGCCAGGGCTGTCCGGCGGCATCACGAAAGCGGGGAGGGCGGTGCGGGCCGGGGCATCCGGCGCGGTGGTGGCGTCCATGGGGCGGGGCCTTTCCTCAGAAGAAGTGGGGGAAGCTCACGAAAGTGCTGAATGCGGAGAACGGGTTGAGCCGGTGCGAGAAGTAATCCAGCGCCGCCATGGGCGACATCAGCGTGGACTGCAGCATCGACGCGCCGTAGATGAAGGAGTTGAGCGACCGTCCGCCCGAGGCCCCCACGCCGTGCGCTGGCGCCTGGTAGTGGAAGGCGCTGCTCTGCTGCGCCAGGCGACCCGCATTGAAGTGCTGGAACGCGGGGAGCGCATGGCCTGCCGCGGGGTAGGCCGCGTGGCCCCCGTGGCCCGCCCCGTAGTGCGGCGCGGCGTAGGCGGGCGGCTGGAAGGCCTGGAAGTGCATCGGGGGCGGCATGTGCGCAGGCGGCTGCAGGTGGGGGGCATGCCCGAAGCCATGTGTCGGCCCGTGCAGGGCCGCTCCGGGGTGGAAGCCCCGGCTGGCATGCCCGTGCGGCGCCATGCCGGGCAGTGCGGAGCGGGGCTGCATGCCGGCGCCGCCGTGCGCGGCCTGCATGCCGCCGCGCCCGAACAGGCCGGTGCTGCTGGACAGCACGGAACGCGGGCGCTCGGGCGCGGATTCGGGGGCGAAGGTGGGGTGGCGTGCCGCGGCAGGCGCCACGCCGGCGGAATGTCTGAACCGGACATCGTTCATGGGAAGCTCCAATCGGGTCTGCAGGAGCGGTATGCCGCCCCGCTGTACTGTTGGGCGCGATGATCGTTGCGCGGCCCCGCCCGCCGGGCGCCCGATCCGAAGCCGCGTGCCGCCCCGCGAAGCGGCGGGCCCTGGCCTGGGGCCGTACCCGCCCGTTCCCGGTGCGTGTCCCGCCACCCTGGTGCGTCGCATGCAGTTTGAGCCCCTGATTTGTATACAAAACGGTGCGCAAACCGTACGCGGTGCTGGCATGCGGTTTGCGTACTGCCAGCGCATGGACGCCTCCACCCTTGCTCCGGCACCCGCCGCCATCGAGATCGTCGCGCTGACCAAGCGCTATGCCTCCGGCCAGCCCGCGGTCGATGGCATCGACCTGCGCATCGCGAGTGGCAGCTACTGCTGCCTGCTGGGCCCCTCGGGCTGCGGCAAGAGCACCACGCTGCGCATGATCGCCGGGCACGAATCGGTCACCAGCGGCGACGTGCTGCTGGACAACCGCAACATCACCGACCTGCCCGCCGCCGCGCGCGGCACGGCCATGATGTTCCAGAGCTTCGCGCTGTTCCCGCACCTCACGGCGCTGGACAACGTGGCCTTCAGCCTCAAGATGAAGGGCGTCGGCCGTGCGGAACGCCATCGCCGCGCGCAGGACCTGCTGGAGCGCGTGGCCATGGGCCACCTGGCCCAGCGCAAGCCGGGCGAGCTTTCCGGCGGGCAGCAGCAGCGCGTGGCGCTGGCGCGCGCGCTCATCACCGAGCCGCGCGTGCTGCTGCTCGACGAGCCCCTGTCCGCGCTCGACCCCTTCCTGCGCGTGCAGATGCGCGCGGAACTGCGGCGCTGGCAGAAGGAGCTGGGCCTGACCTTCATCCACGTCACGCATTCGCAGGAAGAGGCCATGGCCCTGGCCGACACCATGGTGGTGATGAACCAGGGCCGCATCGAGCAGGCCGGCTCGCCGCACGACATCTACAACCGCCCGGCCAGCGAATTCGTCGCGCGCTTCATGGGCGGCCACAACGTGCTGGCCACCCCCGCGGGCACCGTGGGCGTGCGCACCGACCGCATCCGCATCGATCCGCCCGGCACGCCGCTGCCCGAAGGCGGAATGCACCTGGCGGCCCGCGTGACGGATGTCGAATACCAGGGCACGCATGTGCTCATCGGCCTGCGGGACGAGGTTCCGCCCGCGCTGCCGGGCACCGCCGCGCAGGCCGGCCCCGCGACCGCGACCGCCGCCTATTCGGCCATGGTGTCCGAGCAGGCCTTCGCCGCGCGCCCCTGG
Proteins encoded in this window:
- a CDS encoding ABC transporter ATP-binding protein yields the protein MDRTIALQASGLCASFGGTPVLRDVDLRIPAGCWTSVVGPNGAGKSTLLKALAGLLPGGAVRGRIDLMGRPLPRWGARERARQLAWLGQGEAGSDGLPAYDIAMLGRLPHQPWLAPPSPADHAAVRAALEATQAWAWRHRPLAELSGGERQRVLLARALAVQAPVLLMDEPLAHLDPPHQADWLQTVRGLARQGCAVVSVLHEVSFALQADALVILAEGRVFHHGPGDDPATHAALEAVFDHRIRVREVDGLRVAVPCVEHAAPGG
- a CDS encoding aminotransferase class I/II-fold pyridoxal phosphate-dependent enzyme gives rise to the protein MTPEALDGGAAAQGLPVHGGPDALGVPLHDFSTNANACGPCPAALAAVRGADAARYPDPAYTALREALGAWHGVAPGRILPAASASEFIHRFTAWAARQGVAGVVVPAHAYGDYARAARAWGLPLLPWPGAEEGPEKDSVKAVLHWACEPGSPLGTPDPALEAWRALACHGVAAPDAGLRIVDCAYAPLRLEAAGGPLPANAWQLWTPNKALGLTGVRAAYAIAPACVPRHDLDALQAIAPSWPIGAHGVAMLSAWVALEVQDWLAASLGTLRAWKAAQRALCEDMGWAVQAGSRANYFVARPPVEDLPPWLHAMRLQGVKLRDCGSFGLPGCVRLGVLPPASQQALRAAWRGAGPAAAA
- a CDS encoding FecCD family ABC transporter permease, whose translation is MRPADDGAGDAGGARRAAWLAAGLLLAGAALAMLGASVGSTGIGLAWGPDADPVARQILWDIRLPRTLGAWLAGALLGLSGAVAQGLFRNPLADPYLLGSASGAALGGALAMALFGLSPSASQWLARLGVTGMAFLGAVAAVMLTLVLARGVQHTLRLLLAGVIVGVVLGAARDLVELASPEILQAMQAFTLGSTSFVGWIACGLMGGAWALSAGTAWVLARALDGLVLGEATAASLGLPLAPMRAGLVAAMALATGTAVAQTGLIAFVGLAAPHLVRSIAPSTHQRHVVLSSLMGAVLLLAADILARWIVAPQELPVGVLTAALGGSYLLWLMHRRTRLGRGG
- a CDS encoding DUF3037 domain-containing protein, which encodes MHAADVYDYAIVRVVPRVEREEFINAGVILSCQRSGFLQAATALDEARLLALDPQADLDTVRRHLGAIVAICAGDPGCGPIAALPYRARFHWLTARRSAIIQTSPVHTGRCTDAAAALEHIMDRMVRR
- a CDS encoding HipA family kinase, producing MRTITVSRYVTPLREGGSMPAVVEGDDLGVYVLKFRGAGQGVRALMAEIIAGGIARALELPVPEIVLAQLDPALAQTEPDPEIQDLIRASAGLNVALDYLSGAVNFDPAVDRVTPDFASRLVWFDALVGNVDRTARNTNLLVWHRNPWLIDHGASLTFHHAWNGTVAQPSKPFAPIADHVLLPLATELAAVDAGLAARLTPQCLQAVLAEVPDLFLAQAAEGHGDGPGYGPLADPAAHRQAYVDYFLARLAGRQAWLQGAIDARG
- the bluB gene encoding 5,6-dimethylbenzimidazole synthase; this translates as MAPGESGAAAGEAYSAAEREAIYRAIRERRDMRHFAGGHVEPAVLERLLRAAHEGPSVGFMQPWRFIRVSDAALRRQLHACVDAERLRTAEVLGASAAPDAAGPAVQGAGRQAEFLRLKLEGILDAAELIAVVLADGRDAHVFGRRTMPHMDVASVGCAIENLWLAARAEGLGMGWVSIFDPFDVARLLGLPPGAEPVALLCLGPVHGFYPSPMLERERWARRAPLASVVFDGGWGRPARWLSRAEDGGADGG
- a CDS encoding SDR family NAD(P)-dependent oxidoreductase, translating into MASPSSQSNSSTPSRRFAGKVVIVTGAGSGIGAATARRFSQEGAMVAIADLSDDKLAATRADLPADRTLAHPADVSKFEDVQALVDATVQRFGHLDVMVNNAGIAVQGKVTEASLDDWQRVLATNVSGVFHGARAAMPHLLKTRGCIVNTSSVSGLGGDWDMSFYNTSKGAVSNFTRALALDHGKDGVRVNAVAPSLTFTGMTEDIKSDPELLAKFAERIPLGRGAEPEEIASVIAFLASPDAGFVTGVVLPVDGGVSASNGQPPQG
- the cobO gene encoding cob(I)yrinic acid a,c-diamide adenosyltransferase, with product MQIESPPTERRSDKPDGERRGLVLVHTGDGKGKSTAAFGLALRAHGRGKPVKIFQFMKVPSARFGEHRVFEQLGIPIEGLGDGFSWKSRDLEHSAALARAGWERAREAILGGGHFLVVLDEITYPLIYGWVPLQEVLQALRDRPRDVHVVLTGRRCPQELIDLADTVTEMGLVKHAFQAGVPAQRGIED
- the cbiB gene encoding adenosylcobinamide-phosphate synthase CbiB; translated protein: MADGGSALLQALLAALPWAAALAAALAIDRCWGEPPVAVHPVVWMGRALHWCGERTAPAQPVAADARAFVLGAAAWLLMASLVAGAAWALQHAARQLPAWWAVPVLALLLKPLLAWRMLRDEVVAVEDALAQSLEAGRERLSRLVSRDVHALQAVQVRESAIESLAENLNDSVVAPLFWFALLGLPGAALYRFANTADAMWGYPGMRGGRYWQWAGKWAARADDVLSWMPARITAVLLALCARRVRWAAVARQARRTPSPNSGWPMAAMALALDVRLCKPGVYTLHRRGRAAAPADTHRAAVLAARAVAWCLPLALAALWALEWLRGALHVVLHVALGVVLP